The following coding sequences are from one Chanos chanos chromosome 12, fChaCha1.1, whole genome shotgun sequence window:
- the LOC115824855 gene encoding fibrous sheath CABYR-binding protein-like, with the protein MSDHSTSSSASSTNSWTILSPEVGAVDALGPGDDGTESLSDAPSLSEDLAGMSVDARLREHELPVETVLSEELPVETVLSEEGHQVCQETSPDIYEEGPSASAQAVLTSDPEIRPPVIHDTITSSPPDNDDLLGATPFAITESALLLTEEPALSQPLTEELAGSPAPDSLVHQSPAPESLIHQSPGPEATIEESSSPESHAPEVTTEVTSLPAHQVSAEESSVVQSPAPEITAEESSPPESPTAEASAEGNSFPQSPAPEVMTDINPAPES; encoded by the exons ATGTCTGATCACAGCACCAGCAGCAGTGCCTCGTCCACCAACAGCTGGACCATCCTCTCTCcagag GTTGGCGCCGTCGATGCACTTGGCCCAGGTGATGATGGGACAGAGAGCCTTAGTGATGCTCCGAGCTTGTCAGAGGACCTGGCAG GGATGTCAGTGGACGCGAGACTGAGGGAGCATGAACTCCCAGTGGAGACGGTGCTGTCAGAGGAACTCCCAGTGGAGACGGTGCTGTCAGAGGAGGGTCACCAG GTCTGCCAGGAAACGTCACCAGACATTTATGAGGAGGGCCCCTCTGCATCCGCCCAGGCTGTCCTCACCTCAGACCCAGAGATCCGCCCCCCTGTCATCCACGACACcatcacctcctctcctcccgaTAATGACGACCTGCTGGGAGCCACCCCTTTCGCCATCACTGAATCAGCCCTCCTCCTCACAGAGGAGCCAGCCCTTTCTCAGCCTCTCACAGAGGAGCTCGCTGGCAGCCCCGCCCCTGATAGCTTGGTTCACCAGAGCCCCGCCCCAGAAAGCCTGATTCACCAGAGCCCTGGGCCTGAAGCTACCATTGAAGAAAGCTCCTCCCCCGAGAGCCACGCCCCTGAAGTTACCACTGAAGTGACTTCTTTACCCGCCCACCAAGTCTCTGCTGAAGAAAGTTCTGTTGTTCAAAGCCCCGCCCCTGAAATAACTGCTGAAGAGAGTTCTCCTCCTGAGAGCCCTACTGCTGAGGCAAGTGCTGAAGGAAATTCCTTCCCTCAAAGCCCAGCCCCTGAAGTCATGACTGACATTAACCCAGCCCCTGAA TCATGA
- the cks1b gene encoding cyclin-dependent kinases regulatory subunit 1, protein MSQKQIYYSDKYDDDKYEYRHVMLPKEMAKRVPKTHLMSETEWRNLGVQQSQGWVHYMIHQPEPHILLFRRPLPATQAQ, encoded by the exons ATGTCACAAAAGCAGATTTACTACTCGGATAAATACGATGACGATAAATATGAATACAG ACACGTCATGCTTCCCAAGGAAATGGCTAAACGCGTACCTAAGACCCACCTTATGTCCGAGACGGAGTGGAGGAATCTGGGCGTTCAGCAAAGCCAGGGCTGGGTACACTACATGATACATCAACCAG AACCTCACATTCTGCTGTTTCGGCGTCCATTGCCAGCCACACAGGCCCAGTAA